The sequence CCTCGTTAAAAAATTCATACTAACAAGTTATTATAAATTGTCGCAAAAACTGAAAAATTGACAGTAATGCCAGGGTTCCAAATTAATCATTTGCATTGGCATATAACTTGATAGGATTTTTTTTAGAGCGTCAAATAATTTTGCTCCCTGTTAATAATAAATATTAAAACGGAGGTTATTATGAAAATGCCCTTTTACTTCCTCAGACGTCGTATTCTGAAGCCTTTACAAAAAATGGCTGCCAGCATTGCACGTAAGTTTCGCAATGATGGCGATGACAACCAGTTTAATCATCCATTTGCAATTTTTTAAAAAAAGGAGGATAATATGACAAACATTATCAAAAAGGAAAATGGCCGGCAACCGGCAACATTTGGGACTGTAGTTGACCAGATCTTCCAAAACAACCTGTCCCGTTTCTTTGATGATCCCTATTGGGGATTAAGTGCAAAGGATAATAGCTACAGGGTTCCTGTAAACATCAGGGAGACCGGCAGCAGTTATGAAATGGAAATAGTTGCCCCTGGTCTGCAGAAGCAGGATTTCCAGTTGAACCTGACAGGGAATATGCTGACAGTTTCCTTTGAATCCCAGCAGGAGAAAACAGAAGAAAACAAACCCG comes from Flavihumibacter fluvii and encodes:
- a CDS encoding Hsp20/alpha crystallin family protein, which gives rise to MTNIIKKENGRQPATFGTVVDQIFQNNLSRFFDDPYWGLSAKDNSYRVPVNIRETGSSYEMEIVAPGLQKQDFQLNLTGNMLTVSFESQQEKTEENKPEEWIRKEFRKQSFSRSFTLDESVAAEKISARYENGILYLSLPKNEKALSLSRTINVE